TCCTATTCGAAAAGCCACAATCTTTGCGAAAACAGCCTTCTAAATAAAAAGGGTAAAATAACTTTCTGGCAATATTGTTTGTCTAGCCCCAGATGCCTTATGCTTTTTTTAAGTTTTTGAGGAACTGGACGGAATTTGCCACGAATGAAATTCAGAATTTTACTGCTAAGATTTAAAAATACTACCATAAGGGATGAGCGACACTTTATACTAAGAGAAATGGCAAATTTGAGAGGGTCGTCCCTATGATTAAAAACAGTATTCGGAATAAGTTAATTGTTTTACTAATGATTACGACCATTGTTCCTTTTGGAAGTTCAATCATTATTACATATTTGTATACAAAGAATTCAATCGAAAATCAAGTTGTAAAGGAAAGTCGCAATCTACTATATCAAGGTAAACTGAATTTAGAGAATTATATGAATGAGTTGAACGGACTAACACTGTCACTCTATAAGAATCCAGATTTTATAAATTATATGAGGTCACCTAATCAGCAGAGCAATTATTTAACGATAGGCATCGTCAAGAATGTTGTGCAAACGCTTCTCTATACGAGTGAAACAGTTAATGAGGTACACGTATCTTTTGAAGGCAATAATCGTGTCATTTCAGCTTCAAAGAAATCGACAGTGGTTTTTTCTAACCGAAATAGTGATTCTAACGAGGAATCATTCTCAAAGGCGAAAAACAGTCCTTATCATATGTATATAGAGCCAAAGTTTGCTCAGCACGAGCAGGCAATCAATAGCTCAAAAAATATCTTCAACATTCATCGTGCCTTCACAAATGTTCCAGAAGAGGATGTTCTTGCGTATATCTCATTAGAAATCTCACCTAAAAAAATCATTAATTTGAGTAGAAATCTTTACAACCAAGAGAAGGAAGAATTTTACTTGCTTTCTTCAGATGGAGAAGTGATTTATAGCTCGAATTTTGATTTATCAAAACATGGATACCGTCAACAATGGATACAACGAATCCTTGAGACGGAAGAAGACTCAGGTTCATTGGAGTGGAAAGAAGATACATTTAATGGAATGATGATGTACGATCAGTTACCAGCTTCTGCAGGTGGATGGATATTGGTCAAAAGGGTTTCATTTGCACATTTGTACGAAAGTCCTTTAAGTGTTGCGAAACTTAATATCCTTTTTGGGGTTATTGGTTTATCACTTGTTGTGTTAGCTACGTTGTTTGTCACATTTAAAATCACATCTCCGATTAGGATTTTGCTACAGAATATTCAACAAGTAGAAAAAGGAAATATGAAGGTTAGAATGGAATCCTTTGGCCCGGATGAAATTGGGTTACTAGGTTTCCGGTTTCAACAGATGATTGAACGTATCAACACGCTAATCAATCGGGAGTACAAATTAGAATTAGAAAACAAAAACAATCAATTAAAAGTACTACAATCACAAATCAATCCACACTTTTTATACAACGCTTTACAGTCGATCGGAACAGTGGCGCTTAAGAATAAAGTTCCGCAAATCTATTCTTTGATAACGCATCTCTCTAAAATCATGCGGTATGGAATGAATATGGAAGAGGATATCGTTCCTTTGAAAAACGAAATTACGTATACCAATGCCTTTCTTCTATTGCAAAAAGAACGTTTTGGTGAACATTTAGAATACATCGTAGAGGTAGAAGAGAATTTATATGATGTGAAAGTACCAAAAATGATTCTTCAGCCTATTATAGAGAATTATTTCAAGCATGGCTTTGACATTCGTGATGAAGTTGGTCGCATTTACCTCTACTGCTATAAGGAGCAAGAGGATCTTGTCGTGAAGATTCGTGATAATGGAACGGGCGTGACAAACGCTCGATTATTGGAGATTCAAACGTATTTTCAATCAGAAGCCGTCAATACGGTAGGAGAGAAGACGAATATTGGCTTGAAGAATGTCTATGTTCGTTTAAAACTATACTATGATAACCGTGCGACGCTACATCTTGAAAACGATGTAGATGGTGGTTTTTTGGTGACCATGAGGATACCGATAGAAATGGAAGGTGAGGCGAATGAAAGCAATCATCATTGACGATGAAAAGCATGTACGTGAAGGGTTACTTTTATTAGCAGAGTGGGAGAAGCATGGCATAAACACTATTTTTGAAGCAGAAAATGGTGATGAGGCCATGAAGTTAATCACAGAGCACCAGCCTGAAATTATTTTTACAGACATGAGAATGCCGAAAATAGACGGAATAAATTTATTAAAATGGCTTTATTCCTCAGAAATAAAGAGTAAAACGATTGTTGTCAGTGGGTATGATGATTTTGAGTATATGAGAAATGCAATTTTTTATAAAAGTTTCGATTATATTTTAAAACCAATAGAGCCTGACGTTCTGAATGAAACATTAGATA
Above is a genomic segment from Bacillus sp. 2205SS5-2 containing:
- a CDS encoding cache domain-containing sensor histidine kinase, which gives rise to MIKNSIRNKLIVLLMITTIVPFGSSIIITYLYTKNSIENQVVKESRNLLYQGKLNLENYMNELNGLTLSLYKNPDFINYMRSPNQQSNYLTIGIVKNVVQTLLYTSETVNEVHVSFEGNNRVISASKKSTVVFSNRNSDSNEESFSKAKNSPYHMYIEPKFAQHEQAINSSKNIFNIHRAFTNVPEEDVLAYISLEISPKKIINLSRNLYNQEKEEFYLLSSDGEVIYSSNFDLSKHGYRQQWIQRILETEEDSGSLEWKEDTFNGMMMYDQLPASAGGWILVKRVSFAHLYESPLSVAKLNILFGVIGLSLVVLATLFVTFKITSPIRILLQNIQQVEKGNMKVRMESFGPDEIGLLGFRFQQMIERINTLINREYKLELENKNNQLKVLQSQINPHFLYNALQSIGTVALKNKVPQIYSLITHLSKIMRYGMNMEEDIVPLKNEITYTNAFLLLQKERFGEHLEYIVEVEENLYDVKVPKMILQPIIENYFKHGFDIRDEVGRIYLYCYKEQEDLVVKIRDNGTGVTNARLLEIQTYFQSEAVNTVGEKTNIGLKNVYVRLKLYYDNRATLHLENDVDGGFLVTMRIPIEMEGEANESNHH